In Streptomyces camelliae, the sequence CGAGGGCACGCTGTCCGGCGACGCGGCCGGCGAGGCCCCGGCCCCGGAGACGTCCGCGACGATCCTGGACGACGTCGCGGCCGTGCTCGGCAAGGGCGAGGCCAAGGTGTGGTCCGAAACGGTCGTTGACCGGCTTGCCGACCTGCGCCCCGAGATCTACGCCCCGTGGATCGAACTGGAGCCCAAGCCCAAGGCCGAAGCGCTCACCGCCGCGCTCAAGCCGTTCGGCATCGGCACCGTGCAGATCAGCCGGCGCATCGACGGCGAACAGGTCAACAAGCGCGGCATCAAGCGCGACGACATCGCCACCGCGATTACGGAGCGCAACAACAAGCGGGACGCCGGATAGGTCTCACAGCGTGCTACCGGTAGCGGCAGGCGTCGCTACCGGTAGCAACCCTGCTAGCGACCAAAACCGCCCCTGATCAGGCCGCTAGTACGTAGCGGCCGACCTGCGGAAACCTCCCGAACCCCCTCCGAGAGGCCCCTGATGAGCCTTCCTCTGCTCGCTATCGCCTGCCTGATGCTCGTCACGTTCGGTTACGTCGTCAAGTGCTGGCTGAGCCCGTTCGGCGACTGCCGCAAGTGCGCCGGCATGGGCCACGCGCTCAAGACCGACCGCAAGGGACACGTCAAGCGCGGCCGGGACTGCCGCCGCTGCGACGCCACCGGCAAGCGCATACGCGTCGGCCGCTGGATCTACAACCGCGCCGCGCGCACCTACCGCGCCGGCACCCGCTGACCCGCCGGGAGACACCGTGACGCTCACCATCCCGCTCGTTCTGCTGCTCGCCGTCCTCGTCGTGCTGCTGCTGCGGTTCAAGGCCGTCGGCGCCGGGGCGGCCGTCGCCGTCGCGCTCTTCGGCTTCTACCTCGCCCACACCGGCGCGGCCGGCACCGTCAACCGACTCGTCACCGCCCTCACCGACGCCCTGCCCGGCGTCGGCCACTGACCGAAGGGATTCCGCATGCACCCCGAACACGTCCCCAACACCGTCCGGTCGGACGCCGGAATGAGCGAGGGCGAGGCCGCCGTCGAGGCTCGCCGGATCATCGATGACGCTTACCGGCCCGCTCCGGAGACGCTGACGGCCTACCGCGACGACACCCCGGTCCCGGCGTACGGCAGCACCCCGCCCGTCGCCCAGCCCGGCCGGCCGCCGATCAGCCAGGGCGCCACCGACGCCAGCGTCCTCATGCTCTCCGGCGCGGCGGCCACCTCCATGACCGGCCTCACCGCCGCCGTGCTCATGTACGTCTCCCAGACCGCCAACCCCGTCGTGTGCGCGATCGTCTTCGGCGCCCCCAGCCTCTTCGTCCTCACGCTCGCTCGGTTCGCCAAGCGGGCCCAGCCCGCCCCGGACATCCACCAGCACTACGAGGGCCCCGTCTACCAGGACCAGCGCAACGTCCACACCACCACGCGCGGCGTGTGGGCCAAGACCAACAACCACCAGTAGCTACGCCCGTGGGCGGCGGCACTCCCGGACAAGGACAGCCCGCCGCCCACGGTCTCCAATCCCGACGTTGCAGAACAGGAGACCTACAGCATGACCGAACCGCGCGTTTTCGGCGAGGGCCCCTTGGTCCTGGCCACCCGAACGGGGCGAGTACGGCCCCGGCCGCGTCTGCTGGACCTGTACTCGTGCAGCGGGGGTGCGGGCAAGGGGTTCGAGGACGCCGGGTTCGAGGTGGACGGATGCGACATCGCCCACCGCCCGAACTACCCCTTCCCCTACCACCGGGGCGATGCCCTCGCCTACCTCGCCGCCCTGATCGCCTCCGGTGAGATCCGCCGGTACACCCTCGTGCATGCGTCCCCGCCGTGTCAGGCCAAGTGCTGCCTGACCGTGGGCACCAACCGCTCCCAAGGGTGGGGCGGCGCCCACGAGGACCTCGTGGCCCCCACCCGTGATCTGCTCGAACAGACCGGCCTGCCGTACGTCATCGAGCAACCCAACGGGCGGGCGGAGATCCGCAAAGACCTGACGCTGTGCGGCGAGATGTTCGGACTCGGCGTCATCCGTCACCGCAACTTCGAGTTGGGCGGATGGACGACCGAGCAGCCCGCGCACGTCCCGCACCGGGGCCGGGTGCGAGGGTGGCGACACGGCGAGTACCACGACGGTCCCTACGTCGCCCCGTACGGCAACGGCGGCGGCAAGCCGTCCGTCCCGGAACTCCAGACGGCCATGGGCATCACGTGGACCGATGTGCGCGAGGAACTGACGGAAGCGATCCCGCCCGCCTACACCGAGCACATCGGCCGTGCCTACCTCGCCGCCACCACGACATTGGGGGCAGCGGCATGAGCGCGACGACCGAACCCCTGCGGGTCGCCCTCGCCCTCGCGGCGGCCGGTGTCCCGGTCCTCCCCCTGCGACGCGGCAAGGTCCCGTTCGGCAACTGCCCTTCCTGCAAGGACGGCGCCTGCGGTGGCCGGCCCAACATGAAGGCGGCGGGCCCCTGCCGGTGCCCCGCGCCGTGCCACGCGTGGGCCGCCGCGACCACCGACCCGCACGCTCTCACCTCGCCCGTGTGGGCGCCGGTGTGGCGTGAGGCGGTGGCGGTCGCCTACCACCCCGGCGGGGCGGGGCTGACGGTGGTCGACCTGGACGACTCGGCGGCCGTCGCATGGGCCCGCGAGACCCTGCCCGCCACCCGGACCGTGGCGACGACGCGGGGCGAGCACTGGCTCTACCGGGGCGCCATGCCGTCCTCCAACGCTGTCCGGCCGGGTGTCGACATCAAGTCGATGACGCAGTATGCCCGTTGGCTCGGACCCGGGACCGGCCGTATGGCCGTTCTCCCGGCGGCCGTGCGCGCCCTGGTGGTGAAGGAAGACACCACCCCCGCCCGCGGGGAGGTGGCATCTTCTCTCCCGACGCGCGCCGCGTG encodes:
- a CDS encoding DNA methylase, whose protein sequence is MTEPRVFGEGPLVLATRTGRVRPRPRLLDLYSCSGGAGKGFEDAGFEVDGCDIAHRPNYPFPYHRGDALAYLAALIASGEIRRYTLVHASPPCQAKCCLTVGTNRSQGWGGAHEDLVAPTRDLLEQTGLPYVIEQPNGRAEIRKDLTLCGEMFGLGVIRHRNFELGGWTTEQPAHVPHRGRVRGWRHGEYHDGPYVAPYGNGGGKPSVPELQTAMGITWTDVREELTEAIPPAYTEHIGRAYLAATTTLGAAA
- a CDS encoding bifunctional DNA primase/polymerase; protein product: MSATTEPLRVALALAAAGVPVLPLRRGKVPFGNCPSCKDGACGGRPNMKAAGPCRCPAPCHAWAAATTDPHALTSPVWAPVWREAVAVAYHPGGAGLTVVDLDDSAAVAWARETLPATRTVATTRGEHWLYRGAMPSSNAVRPGVDIKSMTQYARWLGPGTGRMAVLPAAVRALVVKEDTTPARGEVASSLPTRAAWGRSVATGCRHTERYVRTGLERGLALVRARTESGAGSQAFGVARFLAAQHTACPGPCGLTAIGEEIVTAAVSVGVPEPYARRAVANGLETAVERAA